One window from the genome of Rhodopseudomonas sp. P2A-2r encodes:
- a CDS encoding methylmalonyl-CoA mutase subunit beta → MPTATDALTLAADFAPASYDDWRKLVDGVLKGAPFEKLVSKTYDGLKIAPIYERAHGAAPIAGRAVAAPWQIMQRIDHPDAKKANVQALHDLENGATGLTLVFGASNGARGFGLEPTAETIATVLDGIFIDAGISIELNVGPQSRMAAIHLAEYITAKDIDPAKCNIRFGLDPLGACAVWGSSAYNWWEIAPAMTGAVKKLTDAGFKGPFVVADGRVIHDAGGSEVQELAFVLATMVSYLRALEDANVAVDDARRMIYARLSADADQFLTLAKFRALRLLWARVEESCGLKPKPLFIAAETAWRMLTQRDPYVNMLRATVATFSAGLGGANAICVLPHTLALGLPDAFARRAARNTQLVLLEEANLAKVSDPAAGAGGIEALTQELCNAAWAQFQDIEKNGGLFQAIGNNLIQPKVAATRAARQASIARRREVLTGASEFPNLHEPRATVLKAKPVEAAPYGKQKIKFNPLEPIRLAVPFEVLRDKSDHILARKGARPKVFLANLGTPAAFTARAGFAKSLFETGGIEAIDSDGFTDPAVLAEAFKASGASFACLCSSDKVYAAHAAAAARALQAAGPKHIYLAGKPGEQEAALRDAGVQDFVFAGGDALAMLNAAYRLMG, encoded by the coding sequence ATGCCGACTGCAACTGACGCCCTCACGCTGGCCGCGGATTTCGCGCCGGCCAGCTATGATGACTGGCGCAAGCTGGTCGACGGCGTGCTCAAGGGCGCGCCGTTCGAGAAGCTGGTGAGCAAGACCTATGACGGCCTGAAGATCGCGCCGATCTACGAGCGCGCCCACGGCGCCGCACCGATCGCCGGCCGCGCTGTCGCCGCGCCATGGCAGATCATGCAGCGCATCGACCATCCCGACGCGAAGAAGGCCAACGTCCAGGCGCTGCACGATCTGGAGAACGGCGCCACCGGCCTGACGCTGGTGTTCGGCGCGTCCAACGGCGCGCGTGGCTTCGGGCTGGAGCCGACCGCCGAAACCATCGCCACGGTTCTCGACGGCATCTTCATCGATGCCGGCATCAGTATCGAGCTCAATGTCGGGCCGCAGTCTCGGATGGCCGCGATCCATCTCGCCGAATACATCACGGCGAAAGACATCGATCCCGCCAAATGCAACATCCGCTTCGGCCTCGATCCGCTCGGCGCCTGCGCTGTCTGGGGCTCCAGCGCCTATAACTGGTGGGAGATCGCGCCGGCCATGACCGGCGCGGTGAAGAAGCTCACGGATGCCGGCTTCAAGGGACCGTTCGTGGTCGCCGACGGCCGCGTCATTCACGACGCCGGTGGCTCCGAGGTGCAGGAGCTGGCTTTCGTGCTGGCGACCATGGTCTCCTATCTGCGCGCGCTGGAGGATGCCAACGTCGCGGTCGACGATGCCCGCCGTATGATCTATGCGCGGCTCTCCGCCGATGCCGACCAGTTCCTGACGCTGGCGAAATTCCGCGCGCTGCGGCTGCTGTGGGCGCGGGTCGAGGAAAGCTGCGGGCTCAAGCCGAAGCCGTTGTTCATCGCCGCCGAAACCGCGTGGCGGATGCTGACCCAGCGCGACCCTTACGTGAACATGCTGCGCGCCACGGTGGCAACGTTCTCCGCCGGCCTCGGCGGCGCCAACGCGATCTGCGTGCTGCCGCATACGCTTGCGCTCGGCCTGCCGGATGCCTTTGCCCGCCGCGCCGCGCGCAATACCCAGCTGGTGCTGCTGGAAGAAGCCAACCTCGCCAAGGTGTCCGATCCGGCCGCCGGCGCCGGCGGCATCGAGGCGCTGACCCAGGAGCTGTGCAACGCCGCCTGGGCGCAATTCCAGGACATCGAGAAGAACGGTGGCCTGTTTCAGGCAATCGGCAACAACCTGATCCAGCCCAAGGTGGCGGCGACCCGCGCGGCGCGGCAGGCCAGCATCGCCCGGCGACGCGAAGTGCTGACCGGCGCCAGCGAATTTCCCAATTTGCACGAGCCGCGCGCGACCGTGCTGAAGGCCAAGCCGGTGGAGGCCGCGCCCTACGGCAAGCAGAAGATCAAGTTCAATCCGCTGGAGCCGATCCGGCTGGCCGTGCCGTTCGAAGTCTTGCGCGACAAGTCCGACCATATCCTCGCCCGCAAGGGCGCGCGGCCAAAAGTGTTTCTCGCCAATCTCGGCACGCCAGCCGCCTTCACCGCCCGCGCCGGCTTCGCCAAGAGCCTGTTCGAGACCGGCGGCATCGAGGCGATCGATAGCGACGGCTTCACCGATCCTGCGGTGCTGGCCGAAGCGTTCAAGGCGTCCGGCGCGTCCTTCGCCTGCCTGTGCTCGTCCGACAAGGTCTACGCCGCCCATGCGGCCGCGGCTGCCCGGGCCCTTCAAGCCGCCGGGCCGAAGCATATCTATCTGGCAGGCAAGCCCGGCGAGCAGGAAGCCGCGCTGCGCGATGCCGGCGTGCAGGACTTTGTGTTCGCCGGCGGCGACGCGCTGGCGATGCTGAATGCCGCTTACAGACTGATGGGTTGA
- a CDS encoding GFA family protein, with protein sequence MAEARDPVLTGGCQCGAVRFAVYAVPTRVAICHCRMCQKATGAPFASLADIPLENFTWTRGTPETFRSSSIGERDFCAACGTPLSYRETGGPKIEITTGAFDRPDRVIPSQQFGTESRLGWVATITNMPSKSTLQNYGADKLGGIASYQHPDHE encoded by the coding sequence ATGGCAGAGGCGCGCGACCCCGTCCTGACCGGTGGCTGCCAGTGCGGCGCGGTGCGCTTCGCCGTCTACGCCGTGCCGACCCGCGTCGCCATCTGCCATTGCCGGATGTGCCAGAAGGCAACCGGCGCGCCGTTCGCCTCCCTGGCCGACATTCCCTTGGAGAATTTTACCTGGACACGCGGCACGCCCGAGACATTTCGCTCGTCCTCGATCGGCGAACGCGATTTCTGCGCCGCCTGCGGCACCCCGCTCAGCTATCGCGAGACCGGCGGGCCCAAGATCGAGATTACCACCGGCGCCTTCGACCGGCCGGATCGCGTGATCCCATCACAGCAGTTCGGCACCGAATCCCGGCTGGGCTGGGTCGCCACCATCACCAACATGCCCAGCAAGAGCACGCTGCAGAACTACGGCGCCGACAAGCTTGGCGGTATTGCCAGTTACCAGCATCCGGATCATGAGTGA
- a CDS encoding DUF3298 and DUF4163 domain-containing protein, which translates to MSFLVRASLLLACFALAAPAFAAQPKPDFALKTKSLDASVILDKNVKADPALAANCLAEGKKWVATSRADADKERKATPDMFRNGAWTVERSYDTRSVVADRYVSIVRNDYTNTGGAHPNTDLDTILWDRRAAKRISIRPFFTETANNGPALTAIRNAVVAALTAEKKKRGIDPRADSDWAKGIEPNLLKLGAVTLAPSTEAGKSSGLTFHYPPDAVGSHVEGGYVAFVPWPVLKPYLSAEGVAIFGGDRPKGDDDEP; encoded by the coding sequence ATGTCCTTCCTCGTCCGCGCCTCCTTGCTGCTCGCCTGTTTCGCGCTCGCCGCGCCCGCCTTCGCCGCCCAGCCGAAACCGGATTTCGCGCTGAAAACAAAATCGCTCGATGCGTCGGTCATTCTGGACAAGAACGTCAAGGCCGATCCGGCGCTGGCGGCGAACTGCCTTGCCGAGGGCAAGAAATGGGTGGCAACCAGCCGCGCCGATGCCGACAAGGAGCGCAAGGCAACGCCGGACATGTTCCGCAACGGCGCCTGGACCGTCGAGCGCAGCTACGACACCCGCTCGGTGGTCGCCGACCGCTATGTCAGCATTGTCAGGAACGACTATACCAACACCGGCGGCGCGCATCCCAACACCGACCTCGACACCATCCTGTGGGACCGGCGAGCGGCCAAGCGCATCAGCATCCGGCCGTTCTTCACCGAGACCGCCAACAACGGACCGGCGCTGACTGCGATCCGCAATGCTGTCGTCGCTGCGCTCACCGCCGAGAAGAAGAAGCGCGGCATCGATCCGCGCGCCGACAGCGACTGGGCCAAGGGCATCGAGCCCAATCTGCTGAAGCTCGGCGCGGTGACGCTGGCGCCGTCGACCGAGGCCGGCAAGAGTTCGGGGCTGACGTTCCACTATCCGCCCGATGCCGTAGGCTCACATGTGGAGGGCGGCTATGTCGCCTTCGTGCCCTGGCCGGTGCTGAAGCCCTATCTGAGCGCGGAAGGCGTCGCGATCTTCGGCGGCGACCGGCCGAAGGGCGACGATGACGAGCCCTAG
- the meaB gene encoding methylmalonyl Co-A mutase-associated GTPase MeaB — translation MTSPRPIDIIALAADVRAGSRAALARAITLVESRRADHQAKARELVQALLPDTGRAMRVGITGSPGVGKSTTIDVLGMYLIAQGHKVAVLAVDPSSARTGGSILGDKTRMAQLSASEAAYIRPSPSSGTLGGVAAKTREAMLLCEAAGFDVVLVETVGIGQSETAVCDMTDFFLALMLPGGGDELQGIKKGLIELADMIAINKADGDNLKRATITAGDYRGALHILAPRSEHWHPPVLTYSAMAGTGIAELWQKICEHRTAMLACGDFEARRRQQQVKWMWTMLEQRMMARLRADPAIRARVKQVEHEVADGRITPALAAEQIATLLKE, via the coding sequence ATGACGAGCCCTAGACCCATCGACATCATCGCGCTGGCGGCGGACGTGCGCGCGGGCTCGCGCGCGGCGCTGGCGCGCGCCATCACGCTGGTGGAAAGCCGCCGCGCCGATCATCAGGCCAAGGCGCGCGAACTGGTGCAGGCACTGCTGCCCGACACCGGCCGCGCCATGCGCGTTGGCATCACCGGCTCGCCCGGCGTCGGCAAATCGACGACGATCGACGTGCTCGGCATGTATCTCATCGCGCAGGGCCACAAGGTCGCGGTGCTAGCGGTGGATCCCTCCTCGGCGCGCACCGGCGGCTCGATCCTCGGCGACAAGACGCGAATGGCGCAGCTGTCGGCGTCCGAGGCGGCGTATATCCGCCCTTCGCCGTCCTCGGGCACGCTGGGCGGCGTCGCGGCGAAGACCCGCGAGGCGATGCTGCTGTGCGAGGCCGCGGGCTTCGACGTGGTGCTGGTGGAAACCGTCGGCATCGGCCAGTCGGAAACCGCGGTCTGCGACATGACCGACTTCTTTCTCGCTCTCATGCTGCCCGGCGGCGGCGACGAGTTGCAGGGCATCAAGAAGGGCCTGATCGAGCTCGCCGACATGATCGCCATCAACAAGGCCGACGGCGACAACCTCAAGCGCGCCACTATCACTGCCGGCGACTATCGCGGCGCGCTGCATATCCTGGCGCCGCGCAGCGAACACTGGCACCCACCGGTGCTGACCTATTCGGCGATGGCGGGCACCGGGATCGCCGAACTCTGGCAGAAGATCTGCGAGCATCGCACCGCGATGCTGGCCTGTGGCGATTTCGAAGCGCGACGGCGCCAGCAGCAGGTGAAGTGGATGTGGACCATGCTGGAGCAGCGCATGATGGCGCGGCTGCGCGCCGATCCCGCCATCCGCGCGCGGGTCAAACAGGTGGAGCATGAGGTGGCCGACGGTCGCATCACCCCGGCGTTGGCCGCCGAGCAGATAGCCACATTGCTGAAGGAGTGA
- a CDS encoding pyroglutamyl-peptidase I — translation MTAPLRILITGFGPFPGAPVNPTQPLVARLQRLRRPAFAEVERIAHIFPVSYGAVDRDLPQLLAQHRPHALLMFGLAARTPFIRVETRARNAVTMLWPDAAHTRVRQACIVPGKDAQNFGPHTARLLRAALASGVDVRASRDAGRYLCNYLSWRGIETTRLPDGPRLAAFIHVPLPARDAASRRMTGEQLVDAGEALLLEMIRLTRARLREARGGNLPGLTPVFA, via the coding sequence ATGACCGCTCCCCTGCGCATCCTGATCACCGGCTTCGGCCCCTTCCCCGGCGCGCCGGTCAATCCGACCCAGCCGCTTGTGGCGCGGCTGCAAAGACTGCGACGGCCGGCGTTCGCCGAGGTGGAACGCATCGCGCACATCTTTCCGGTGAGTTATGGCGCGGTCGATCGCGACCTGCCGCAACTGCTGGCCCAGCATCGGCCGCATGCGCTGCTGATGTTCGGCCTCGCTGCGCGCACGCCGTTCATCCGCGTCGAGACCCGCGCCCGCAATGCCGTCACCATGCTGTGGCCCGACGCCGCGCATACGCGGGTGCGGCAGGCCTGCATCGTGCCCGGCAAGGACGCGCAAAACTTCGGTCCGCACACCGCCAGGCTGCTGCGCGCGGCGCTGGCCAGCGGCGTCGACGTCCGCGCCTCGCGCGATGCCGGGCGCTATCTGTGCAACTATCTGAGCTGGCGCGGCATCGAGACCACAAGGCTGCCCGACGGCCCGCGGCTCGCCGCCTTCATCCACGTGCCGCTGCCGGCGCGCGATGCCGCCTCCAGGCGGATGACCGGGGAACAGCTGGTGGACGCCGGCGAAGCCTTGCTGCTGGAAATGATCCGGCTGACGCGGGCGCGGCTGCGGGAGGCCCGCGGAGGGAACTTGCCGGGACTCACTCCGGTATTTGCCTAA
- a CDS encoding multidrug effflux MFS transporter, with translation MTDINADAWVSSTHRPMGFPEFLLMIAAIMALNPLAMDIMLPALPEIGAAFRISDGNRLQLLLSAFLVGFGVAQFAIGPLADRFGRRSILLIGMTVYCIASLLAIVAPSFETLLLARVLQGLGTAATRVIATSIVRDCYTGRRMASVMSLAMMVFISVPIIAPSFGQAVMLMTQWRGIFIVLMVYGVLALIWSALRMPETLPLSERKSLAVRDVLGAYWTTISNRQTLGYALAAGAVQGSLFGYVFMSEQIFTEIYHLGHYFPLAFAGVALGIAIAGFINSRFVGTIGMRVMSHSGLVAYVAVGAAMLAAAKLNFLPLALFMALSATMMFTFGLMFANFTAMAMEPQGHIAGTASSLYGTVTTLLGIGIGYTIGQAYNGTLLPFATGFFLCTLAALAVVAVVEKGRLFAPHKRVC, from the coding sequence GTGACCGACATCAATGCCGACGCGTGGGTATCTTCCACCCACCGCCCCATGGGGTTTCCCGAGTTCCTGCTGATGATCGCCGCGATCATGGCGCTGAACCCGCTGGCCATGGACATCATGCTGCCGGCGCTGCCGGAGATCGGCGCGGCGTTCCGCATCAGCGACGGCAACCGGCTGCAGCTGTTGCTGTCGGCGTTCCTAGTGGGCTTCGGGGTCGCCCAGTTCGCCATCGGCCCGCTGGCGGACCGGTTCGGCCGGCGGTCGATCCTGCTCATCGGCATGACCGTCTATTGCATCGCCAGCCTGCTGGCGATCGTGGCGCCGTCATTCGAAACCCTGTTGCTGGCCCGCGTGCTGCAGGGACTGGGCACCGCCGCCACCCGCGTCATCGCCACCTCGATCGTGCGCGACTGTTACACCGGCCGCCGCATGGCCAGCGTGATGTCGCTGGCGATGATGGTGTTCATCTCCGTGCCCATCATCGCGCCGTCATTCGGGCAAGCGGTGATGCTGATGACCCAGTGGCGCGGCATCTTCATCGTCCTGATGGTCTATGGCGTGCTGGCGCTGATCTGGAGCGCGCTGCGGATGCCGGAAACCCTGCCGCTGTCGGAGCGCAAATCGCTGGCAGTTCGCGATGTCCTCGGCGCCTACTGGACCACCATCTCGAACCGGCAGACGCTGGGCTATGCCCTGGCGGCCGGCGCGGTGCAGGGCTCGCTGTTCGGCTATGTCTTCATGTCGGAGCAGATCTTCACCGAGATCTATCACCTCGGGCATTACTTTCCGCTCGCCTTCGCCGGCGTCGCCCTCGGCATCGCCATCGCGGGCTTCATCAATTCGCGTTTCGTCGGCACGATCGGCATGCGGGTGATGTCCCATAGCGGGCTGGTCGCCTATGTCGCTGTCGGCGCGGCCATGCTCGCAGCGGCGAAGCTCAACTTCCTGCCGCTGGCGCTGTTCATGGCGCTGTCGGCGACGATGATGTTCACCTTCGGCCTGATGTTCGCCAACTTCACCGCCATGGCGATGGAGCCGCAGGGCCACATTGCCGGGACCGCCTCGTCGCTGTACGGCACCGTGACCACCCTGCTGGGAATCGGCATCGGCTACACCATCGGCCAAGCCTACAACGGCACGCTGTTGCCGTTCGCTACCGGCTTCTTCCTCTGCACCCTGGCGGCGCTGGCCGTCGTGGCGGTGGTGGAAAAGGGCCGCCTGTTCGCACCCCACAAGAGGGTGTGCTGA
- a CDS encoding zinc-dependent alcohol dehydrogenase, protein MALKMQCAVVEEFGKPLQLREWDVPTPGPGQILVKTEACGVCHTDLHAASGDWPLKPNLPFIPGHEGIGRVAAVGAGVTIVKEGDRIGVPWLYSACGHCEHCLAAWETVCGEAEFGGYTKNGGFADYIIADPNYVAHIPDGLTPQQAAPLICAGITTYKGIKVADVRPGEWMVISGAGGLGHLAIQYAKAMGLQVCAVDIDDRKLAHATKLGADLVVNAKSPDAVEAVRKGTSGGAHGVLITAPSLVAFKQGIGMARKRGTCVLVGLPPGDFPVPLFDVVANCITIRGSFVGTRGDMAEALAFGAEGKVKADIELQPLSAINSVFDRLKSGDVPARVVLDISAS, encoded by the coding sequence ATGGCACTTAAGATGCAATGCGCCGTCGTCGAAGAATTCGGCAAGCCTCTGCAACTGCGGGAGTGGGATGTGCCCACGCCCGGTCCGGGCCAGATTCTGGTGAAGACCGAGGCCTGCGGCGTTTGTCATACCGACCTGCATGCGGCGAGCGGCGACTGGCCGCTGAAGCCGAATCTGCCGTTCATTCCCGGCCATGAAGGCATCGGACGGGTAGCTGCGGTGGGCGCCGGCGTCACCATCGTCAAGGAGGGCGATCGCATCGGTGTGCCATGGCTGTATTCGGCCTGCGGTCACTGCGAGCATTGCCTGGCTGCCTGGGAAACCGTGTGCGGCGAAGCGGAGTTCGGCGGCTACACCAAGAACGGCGGCTTCGCCGACTACATCATCGCCGACCCCAACTATGTCGCGCACATTCCCGATGGGTTGACCCCGCAGCAGGCCGCGCCGCTGATCTGCGCCGGCATCACCACCTACAAGGGCATCAAGGTGGCCGACGTCCGGCCCGGCGAATGGATGGTGATTTCCGGCGCCGGCGGTCTCGGGCACCTCGCGATCCAGTACGCCAAGGCGATGGGCCTGCAGGTCTGCGCTGTCGACATCGACGACCGCAAGCTGGCCCACGCCACCAAGCTCGGCGCCGACCTGGTGGTCAACGCCAAATCGCCTGACGCGGTGGAAGCGGTGCGCAAGGGGACCAGCGGCGGCGCCCATGGCGTGCTGATCACGGCGCCATCGCTCGTCGCCTTCAAGCAGGGCATCGGCATGGCGCGCAAGCGCGGCACCTGCGTGCTGGTCGGTCTGCCGCCCGGCGATTTCCCGGTCCCGTTGTTCGACGTGGTGGCCAACTGCATCACCATCCGCGGTTCGTTCGTCGGCACCCGCGGCGACATGGCCGAGGCACTGGCGTTCGGCGCCGAGGGCAAGGTCAAGGCAGACATAGAGCTGCAGCCGCTGTCGGCGATCAACTCGGTGTTCGACCGCCTGAAAAGCGGCGACGTTCCGGCGCGAGTGGTGCTTGATATCAGCGCAAGCTGA